A segment of the Necator americanus strain Aroian chromosome IV, whole genome shotgun sequence genome:
GATAACGCAGAGTAACGGCGAAAGGCgtatagccgggtcaaaacggtaTGAAGCGcgaacagttgcgtaagcggtcgcgctcgaagcggcgcactGGAGATAGCGgctgaaatcgaggtgggatcttcgtgaactgcagcagtgaacggtggtagcaggggtcctcactcgatcttgaccgctacgctccaccgcaccgcttctggcgcaaccgcttacacaactgcaccgtgcttcatgctgTTTCGACCCAACTATAAAACGCGTTGGAACATGCGACGCGCGAAATCGTGCACAGAGCTCCCTTTACAGTATGCGAAAAGTTCCTGGACCCTtcttctttatgttttttttagaagtcaTATCGTTTTCGCTTTTTCGTAGGTGCATCGATTGAATTGCATAATCATAGTGGTCTTTTCCTTATAGATTTACCTTTTGCTTTGCTCCTAATGGACCTTAtatgtttttgtgaaaattcaatTACTGTCGCATATGTTTGTGTAACTTCTCACGATTCTTATCTTTTATAGtcgtgattttttcaaaaatatttcataatttcatttctttttgtttccgtTGATTAATATTTATGCTGCCATTTCTACACTTGTCTTACTTAGTTTACAGAAGATTGCACTAACCATCGCTTGTCTGTTTGCATTGTTCGATTTGGATAGCATACATGAGGAGGACAAACTGCCGAGTAGTCTCttgagaaaagcagaaaaattggAGAAGCCGCTAGAGAAAGGTAGGTAGATTCTCCCCATTTGTTTATCATAGGTGGGGTTTTTGAGAACACTAATTTTAAtcctacaaaacaaaaaatcgatGTAGAGGAAAACACCTTGCTTGTGTTTTATAGCGCGTAGACGAGCATAACAATCTTATTAGACAATTTTCACCGATGAAAATCGAGAAGAATGTATTCCTGAGGTCTGAGTGTTATGTTGTTCTCAGGATTAATTATTAGgagtattaatttttatttatttatttatttacttataggAATGTTAATTTGAACTAGATACCATTAAAGTAATTAAATTTGAAGTAGTAGTACTAACGATTTTTGCTGCTCACGTAAATTATAATGTTTGTGGACGAGTTTTAAAGCGTGTGAAGCATTTTTTGAGCAAATGCGAATCGAATTAATGCGATTTCTTCTCTGAATGGAGTAGCAAGTCTGTGCAGTTTTTATCCCATGTTGTATTATTACAATCCAAGCAAAATCTCGAGTATTCTTTTGAGAATCCTGAGAAACCTAACTATCTTATACCATTTTGGAGCTGCAGCAGGAGCCGGTGAAGTGGTGGAAGAACTCTCCTCTTCCATTGCTTGTTCTGGAAAGTGTGCAGTATTTCTGGGATCACTATGTGTATTCAGGACTTACTCAAAGTATCAGGTGATGGTGTTGCTTTTCGAGAACTCCCGATGTTTTTCGCAGCGTACAACTGCAATGTTAGTAGAATTTATTTGTGCCAAAACAAAATAACTGGACTGTAAAGGTGAAACTACTCTGGACTTACTAATTTCCTTGCATCCGGAATCTCATCCACCTCAGAATAGTCGCCGTCTTCTTGAAGTAAGGATGGATCACTTGCCATATCGATTAAGGCCTTAGGATCATGTTTTACTGGACATTGTCGCAAGAAgtgctttttaaaaaatcaccttaAATATCGGTACGAGATTTCGGTACTGCGGAAGTTTGGAGAGGGCATCGAGGCGATAGATGGCGGCGTCAAGCAGTTCAGACACATCGTAGACGTAATAGCGCCGACACGGCCATGGGCACCATGGATAAGGCCATGGATATGGGACGTCCCATGGATAGGGTGGCCATCGTGGACATACTGGACACAGGCATGGGGGTTGAAGTGTGATTGGTCGCACAGTGGCCGGTGGTCCTATCGTAATCGGTGGCACCCTGGTGGCGGGTGGATCCACAGGGTCAACAGGACCAA
Coding sequences within it:
- a CDS encoding hypothetical protein (NECATOR_CHRIV.G16891.T1) is translated as MLAAVFLSVILLKCQLPSNNALPPSNVGPVGPVDPVDPPATRVPPITIGPPATVRPITLQPPCLCPVCPRWPPYPWDVPYPWPYPWCPWPCRRYYVYDVSELLDAAIYRLDALSKLPQYRNLVPIFKALIDMASDPSLLQEDGDYSEVDEIPDARKLLYAAKNIGSSRKATPSPDTLKQAMEEESSSTTSPAPAAAPKWYKIVRFLRILKRILEILLGL